Proteins found in one Amycolatopsis umgeniensis genomic segment:
- a CDS encoding DNA-directed RNA polymerase subunit beta', with product MLDVNFFDELRIGLATADDIRQWSFGEVKKPETINYRTLKPEKDGLFCEKIFGPTRDWECYCGKYKRVRFKGIICERCGVEVTRAKVRRERMGHIELAAPVTHIWYFKGVPSRLGYLLDLAPKDLEKIIYFAAYVITGVNTELRHNDLPTLENEIGVERKNLETKRDADIEARAQKLEADLAELEAEGAKSDVRRKVKEGGEREMRQLRDRAGRELDRLEEVWTTFTKLDVRQLIADELLYRELIDRYGEYFTGGMGAEAIQKLATEFDVAAEADNLRDTIRNGKGQKKLRALKRLKVVAAFQATGNDPRGMVLDAVPVIPPDLRPMVQLDGGRFATSDLNDLYRRVINRNNRLKRLIDLGAPEIIVNNEKRMLQEAVDALFDNGRRGRPVTGPGNRPLKSLSDLLKGKQGRFRQNLLGKRVDYSGRSVIIVGPQLKLHQCGLPKDMALELFKPFVMKRLVDLNHAQNIKSAKRMVERSRPQVWDVLEEVITGHPVMLNRAPTLHRLGIQAFEPQLVEGKAIQLHPLVCEAFNADFDGDQMAVHLPLSAEAQAEARILMLSANNILSPASGRPLAMPRLDMVTGLFHLTRLNENAEGTGNAYSSPAEAIMAFDRKALSLHAKVKIRIIDRQPAKADEAELAEKGWEPGKAWLAETTLGRVLFNELLPADYPFINEPMPKKRQALIVNDLAERYSMTQVAQTLDRLKDAGFYWATRSGVTVAISDVLVPKGKKAILDEYEGKADQVEKRYQRGQLSHAERNNELVKVWTQATEEVHKIMETALPDDNPIAMIVKSGAAGNMTQVRSLAGMRGLVSNPKGEYIPRPIKANFREGLSVAEYFIATHGARKGLADTALRTADSGYLTRRLVDVSQDVIVREVDCGTTRGINMPIGEDVGGGKVLRDQHVETSVYARNLATDAVDAKGNVVLNAGDDIGDPAIDKLIGSGISKVKVRSVLTCESAVGICATCYGRSMATGQLVDVGEAVGIVAAQSIGEPGTQLTMRTFHQGGVAGDDITTGLPRVQELFEARVPKGKAPIADVDGRVRIEESERFWKITLIPDDGSEEIVFDKLSKRQRLANTPNGPLGDGDRVAVGQQLLEGTPDPHEVLRVMGPREAQMHLVDEVQKVYRAQGVSIHDKHIEVIVRQMLRRVTIIDSGATDFLPGELPERTKFEAKNRASVAEGGEPASGRPVLMGITKASLTTDSWLSAASFQETTRVLTDAAINGRSDKLVGLKENVIIGKLIPAGTGINKYRNIQVQPTEEARVAAYAIPSYDDGYYTPDVFGSTPGAAVPLDDYDFGRDFR from the coding sequence GTGCTGGACGTCAACTTCTTCGATGAGCTCCGCATCGGCCTCGCTACCGCCGACGACATTCGTCAGTGGTCCTTCGGCGAGGTCAAGAAGCCGGAGACCATCAACTACCGGACGCTCAAGCCCGAGAAGGACGGCCTCTTCTGCGAGAAGATCTTCGGCCCGACCCGGGACTGGGAGTGCTACTGCGGTAAGTACAAGCGGGTCCGCTTCAAGGGCATCATCTGCGAGCGCTGTGGCGTCGAGGTCACCCGCGCCAAGGTGCGCCGTGAGCGGATGGGCCACATCGAGCTGGCCGCGCCCGTCACCCACATCTGGTACTTCAAGGGTGTTCCTTCCCGCCTCGGCTACCTGCTGGACCTGGCGCCGAAGGACCTCGAGAAGATCATCTACTTCGCGGCCTACGTGATCACCGGTGTGAACACCGAGCTGCGGCACAACGACCTGCCGACCCTCGAGAACGAGATCGGCGTCGAGCGCAAGAACCTCGAGACCAAGCGTGACGCGGACATCGAGGCACGGGCGCAGAAGCTGGAAGCCGACCTGGCCGAGCTGGAGGCGGAGGGCGCCAAGTCCGACGTCCGCCGCAAGGTCAAGGAAGGCGGCGAGCGCGAGATGCGTCAGCTGCGTGACCGCGCCGGTCGCGAGCTGGACCGTCTCGAGGAGGTCTGGACGACCTTCACCAAGCTCGACGTGCGTCAGCTGATCGCCGACGAGCTGCTCTACCGCGAGCTCATCGACCGGTACGGCGAGTACTTCACCGGCGGCATGGGCGCGGAGGCCATCCAGAAGCTGGCCACCGAGTTCGACGTCGCGGCCGAAGCCGACAACCTGCGCGACACCATCCGCAACGGCAAGGGGCAGAAGAAGCTCCGCGCGCTGAAGCGGCTCAAGGTCGTCGCGGCCTTCCAGGCCACCGGCAACGACCCGCGCGGCATGGTGCTCGACGCCGTCCCGGTGATCCCGCCGGACCTGCGCCCGATGGTCCAGCTCGACGGTGGCCGGTTCGCCACCTCCGACCTGAACGACCTCTACCGCCGGGTCATCAACCGGAACAACCGGTTGAAGCGGCTGATCGACCTCGGCGCGCCCGAGATCATCGTCAACAACGAGAAGCGGATGCTGCAGGAGGCCGTCGACGCGCTGTTCGACAACGGCCGCCGCGGCCGCCCGGTCACCGGTCCCGGTAACCGCCCGCTGAAGTCGCTGTCCGACCTGCTCAAGGGCAAGCAGGGCCGGTTCCGTCAGAACCTGCTCGGCAAGCGTGTCGACTACTCCGGCCGTTCCGTCATCATCGTCGGCCCGCAGCTGAAGCTGCACCAGTGCGGTCTGCCGAAGGACATGGCGCTCGAGCTGTTCAAGCCGTTCGTCATGAAGCGGCTGGTCGACCTGAACCACGCGCAGAACATCAAGTCCGCCAAGCGGATGGTGGAGCGCTCGCGGCCGCAGGTGTGGGACGTGCTCGAAGAGGTCATCACCGGCCACCCGGTGATGCTGAACCGTGCGCCGACCCTGCACCGCCTCGGTATCCAGGCCTTCGAGCCGCAGCTGGTCGAAGGCAAGGCCATCCAGCTGCACCCGCTGGTCTGTGAAGCGTTCAACGCGGACTTCGACGGTGACCAGATGGCCGTGCACCTCCCGCTTTCCGCGGAGGCGCAGGCCGAGGCCCGCATCCTGATGCTGTCGGCGAACAACATCCTTTCGCCGGCGTCGGGCCGCCCGCTCGCCATGCCGCGTCTGGACATGGTGACCGGTCTGTTCCACCTGACCCGCCTGAACGAGAACGCCGAAGGCACGGGCAACGCCTACTCCTCGCCCGCCGAGGCGATCATGGCGTTCGACCGCAAGGCCCTGAGCCTGCACGCCAAGGTCAAGATCCGCATCATCGACCGTCAGCCCGCCAAGGCCGACGAAGCGGAGCTCGCGGAAAAGGGCTGGGAGCCGGGCAAGGCTTGGCTGGCCGAGACCACCCTGGGCCGCGTGCTGTTCAACGAGCTGCTGCCGGCGGACTACCCGTTCATCAACGAGCCGATGCCCAAGAAGCGTCAGGCCCTGATCGTGAACGACCTCGCCGAGCGCTACTCGATGACCCAGGTCGCGCAGACCCTGGACCGCCTGAAGGACGCCGGTTTCTACTGGGCGACCCGTTCGGGTGTCACGGTCGCGATCTCCGACGTGCTGGTCCCGAAGGGCAAGAAGGCCATTCTGGACGAGTACGAAGGCAAGGCCGACCAGGTCGAGAAGCGGTACCAGCGTGGTCAGCTGTCGCACGCCGAGCGCAACAACGAGCTCGTCAAGGTGTGGACGCAGGCCACCGAAGAGGTCCACAAGATCATGGAAACGGCGCTGCCGGACGACAACCCGATCGCGATGATCGTGAAGTCGGGCGCGGCGGGCAACATGACGCAGGTCCGGTCGCTGGCCGGTATGCGTGGTCTGGTGTCGAACCCGAAGGGTGAGTACATCCCGCGTCCGATCAAGGCCAACTTCCGTGAAGGCCTTTCGGTGGCGGAGTACTTCATCGCGACGCACGGTGCCCGTAAGGGTCTGGCGGACACGGCGCTCCGTACCGCCGACTCGGGTTACCTGACCCGTCGTCTGGTGGACGTGTCGCAGGACGTCATCGTCCGCGAGGTCGACTGTGGCACCACCCGCGGTATCAACATGCCGATCGGTGAGGACGTCGGCGGCGGCAAGGTCCTGCGCGACCAGCACGTCGAGACCAGCGTGTACGCGCGGAACCTGGCGACCGACGCGGTCGACGCCAAGGGCAACGTCGTGCTGAACGCCGGTGACGACATCGGCGACCCGGCGATCGACAAGCTCATCGGCAGCGGGATCTCCAAGGTCAAGGTGCGTTCGGTCCTGACCTGCGAGTCGGCCGTCGGTATCTGCGCCACCTGCTACGGCCGGTCCATGGCGACCGGTCAGCTCGTCGACGTCGGCGAGGCCGTGGGTATCGTCGCGGCCCAGTCGATCGGTGAGCCGGGTACGCAGCTGACGATGCGTACGTTCCACCAGGGTGGTGTGGCCGGTGACGACATCACGACCGGTCTGCCCCGTGTCCAGGAGCTGTTCGAGGCCCGTGTCCCGAAGGGCAAGGCGCCGATCGCCGACGTCGATGGCCGTGTGCGCATCGAGGAGAGCGAGCGATTCTGGAAGATCACGCTGATCCCGGACGACGGCAGCGAAGAGATCGTCTTCGACAAGCTGTCCAAGCGTCAGCGGCTCGCGAACACCCCGAACGGCCCGCTGGGTGACGGTGACCGCGTCGCGGTCGGCCAGCAGCTGCTCGAGGGCACGCCGGACCCGCACGAGGTCCTGCGGGTCATGGGGCCGCGCGAGGCGCAGATGCACCTGGTGGACGAGGTCCAGAAGGTGTACCGGGCGCAGGGTGTGTCGATCCACGACAAGCACATCGAGGTCATCGTGCGGCAGATGCTGCGCCGCGTGACGATCATCGACTCCGGTGCCACGGACTTCCTCCCGGGCGAGCTGCCCGAGCGGACCAAGTTCGAGGCGAAGAACCGTGCGTCGGTCGCCGAAGGTGGCGAGCCGGCTTCGGGTCGCCCGGTGCTGATGGGGATCACGAAGGCCTCGCTGACCACGGACTCGTGGCTGTCGGCGGCCTCGTTCCAGGAGACCACGCGTGTCCTGACCGACGCGGCCATCAACGGCCGCTCGGACAAGCTCGTGGGCCTCAAGGAGAACGTGATCATCGGTAAGCTGATCCCGGCCGGTACCGGGATCAACAAGTACCGCAACATCCAGGTGCAGCCGACCGAGGAGGCGCGGGTCGCCGCTTACGCGATCCCGTCCTACGATGACGGCTACTACACCCCGGATGTGTTCGGCTCCACGCCGGGCGCCGCGGTGCCGCTGGACGACTACGACTTCGGCCGCGACTTCCGCTGA